The Leptospira paudalimensis region TCGTGTGTTAACCGTACAAGCTGGAAATGGTATTTACCAAGGGGACAAAGGATTTGAACTCGAAGTTGCCATTGGAAAAGAAATTGACCAACACTTACGTGCCATCGTGGATCTCGCTAACGCACGTGATGCGACGGGACAACCTTTGTTTGGTGGTCATGTAATTGAAAGACCTCCATTTGAACCAATTGAATCAAAAATTAAGGGTTTGCAAGGTCTAGAACTGAAAAACCAATACGTGGGTGTGGAATACCGCGGGGACATTGGCGAACAACTCCGTGAGATTGAAAAAGGAGAATACATCCCTATCACGATCCCAGGGAACAAAGTGTTTTGGGGAACAAACGTCAGTGTTACTTCCAAAGTGGACAACTCTGCTTACCAAGCTACTTCTGACCAAAAGTTCAAAATTGATGGAGTAGAAATCCATATCTCTGTGGGTGATACCATTGATGATGTGATTGATAAAATCAATAACGCTCCTTTGGAAGTAAAAGCAAGTAAACTTGCCCAAGATAACATTTCAATTTCTTCCACAGCACCTCACCAAATTTGGCTAGAGGATGTAGACGGTGGAACTGTGTTACGTGACATTGGACTCATTGAACCAAGTGCAAGTGAACCACCAAATAATTATTCTAAATCAGCAACGGTAACAGGACTTTCTGTTTTTGATACTCTCATCCAACTTCGAAATGACCTCATCCAAAAAGACCAAGAAAGAATTGGTGGTCGCGATTTAGGTGATTTGGACTTAGCATTGGAAAATATTCTACGCCATCGTGCTACCATCGGTGCTCGTATGAATCGATTGGAACAACATGAAGAACGAGTTTCTTATGATAAGATGTACATGACGGAACTTCTTGCTAAAAATGAAGGAATTGATTTTCCGGAAACGATTATGAACATGAAGTGGTTAGAAACAATTCATAGTTATGCGCTCAATGTTGGATCTAAAATCATCAAACCAACTTTGATGGATTTCCTAAGGTAATTGGGATTAAATGACAGGCACATTAGAAAGATTAGAAACAACAGGAACTAGAATGTCGGTAACGATTCATACAAAACCTTTCGGAACCATCCAAGTGGATTCAAAACAAATTCTTAAATTCCCTCAAGGGTTACTTGGATTTGAAGAATTTGATGAATATGCACTGATCGAAGAAAGTGCAGAAAGTCCATTCAAATGGTTACAATCCACAAAAGAGTCGGGTCTTGCATTCATTGTAATCCAACCCGAACTGTTTATGAATCATTACAAACCTGCAATCAGTGACGAAGAGTTACATGATATTGGATTAACTAGTTGGAAAGAAGGGATAATATTTCTCATTGTGACTATTCCTCATGACAATCCAAAAGGAATGACTGCCAATTTGCAAGGGCCAATCATCCTGAATGGAAAAGAAGGAAAAGGAAAACAATGTATTTCTAGAGATGAAAACCATCCAATTCGCAAAAATATCATAGAGTCAATGGAAGAAATGTCTTCCGAAAAGGTTTAGCTCGTGTTAGTTTTAGCAAGGAGAAGTAACCAATCCATTATGATAGGTGATGACATTGAAATTGTCATCGTTGATATCAAAGGGGATCAAGTTAAGATTGGTGTCAAAGCTCCTAAAAATGTTTCTGTACATAGAGCAGAAGTGTACAAAGAAATCCAAGAAGAGAACAAAAAGGCTGCAGGTACAAACATCAAACCAGAAGACTTAGGTAAATTGGGAGACCTATTTAAGAAGAAAACTTAACTTGATCTTTCTCTAATCAAAACATTCTCTGGAAACAAACTCCAGGGAGTGAATTTATCTCTTGAAACGAAAAATATTAGTTTGGCTTTTACCACTCATTATCGTTTGGCTACAACGATTCATCGACCTCACATCGCGATTTCGCATCATCAAAAACGAACAATACGAAGAAATATTTAAAAATAAAAAACCATACATCTATTCCATTTGGCATACGAACGTATTGTACTCTCCTTACCTTCATCGAAATAAAAACGTGGCTGTCTTGATTTCAGAATCGAAAGACGGAGATTTTATCAACCAAGTGGTTCACCGTTTTGGGAATTCAAGTATTCGAGGCAGTAGTTCTAAAGGTGGATCAAAAGCACTAAAAGCAATGATCCAACATTTGAAAAAAGGATTACCTGCTGCATTTACACCTGATGGACCAAGAGGACCTGCGCTAATTCTACAACCTGGAATCATTGCAGCTGCACAAGTCACACAAGTTCCTATCGTTCCTTTTCATTATGAATGTTCAAGGCAATGGATTTTGGAAAAGGCGTGGGACAAACATAGGGTTCCAAAACCGTTTACAACCTTTGTTGTTTCGTATGGGGAACCAATTTACGTTCCTCGTGAGTTAAACGAGGTGGAATTTGAAAATATGAGATTGAAAGTTGAAGAAGCTATGTTAAAAAATAGGGAGAAAGCGATTCAGGAAGCGGAACGAATTCGTAAAGGAGAATCCAAATGACAGCAGTATTCGAAGACAAAGTGATTGTCACAACGGAAAACACAAAATACGAAACCAAAATCTCAAAAGGCAAACACCATTGGATAGCAGACGAACCAGCAGATAAAGAAGGCACAGATCTTGGTCCTATGCCGACAGAACTTCTTGCATCTTCCTTAGGAGCATGTACTTCGATTACAATACGAATGTATGCAGATAGAAAAGGGTATGCATTAGATTCCGTTTCTGTCCAAGTAACAATTGATAAACGGTCACCTGAGGATCACAAATTCGTTCGCGAAGTCACTCTCAAAGGAAATTTAAAACCAGAGGAAAGGGAACGGTTGTATTCAGTTGCCAATGCTTGCCCCGTTCACAAAATTCTCACTGGGAAAATCGAAATCGAAACTCTTTTACTCTCTTAAACCCACATGGGGATGACAGTGGCAGATCCCCCTGTCCATTCGATCTTTGTGTGAAAATGTTTCCCTTCTCTGATCCTTGGGACTTTGGCTCCATTCACGTAAAAAGTCCCACCAGTATATTCATGTGTTTCCCTTTCTTTGGTTTTGCTAATGGAATGGTGCATATGGCCAGATAGGACAAGGGGAACTTTTTTCCCAATTGATTTGGCATATTGAATGGCTTCTGTTAAATCGACATCACCCCAATCACCACCTTCCTTTTTAAATTCAGCTCCATACATCGCATTTTTAGCTGAACCGAGCCCAAAAGGCCCGTTATGCGAAAGGAAGAGTAAATGTTTTTCCTTTGTTCCATCAATCAGTCGTTTATATGTCTCAATGGAAGTTTCCATATCGGTAACGTGATAGGTTTTTTTTAAGTGAGGCAAAAAACTAAGTCCTCCACCCATTGCATGTGGTCGACCCACAATGAGAGACAAATCCAATTCTTGAGACAGTACAAGTGAACTATAACCAAGGATTGTGATCGGTTTCACACGTTCGGATAGTTTTTGTAACCTTCTACCTTGCCTTAAATGACCTGATTGGATGAGAAGTTTGGAGTGTACAATTTCTCCGATCACGGAAGTAAGGCTTGTTCCATCCCAATTCCCAGGTATCATATACGCGCGTTTGGTGAGTCCTTGGAACGAAACCTTGCCTAGTTTTGGATTCCCTCTTAGGTCACCGGTAAAAAATAAAAAGTCATAATCAGACTCATTGAAGTATTCAATGTCTTTTTGGTTCCAATAGCCGTGGATGTCTCCAATCAATGCAAATTTCATCTGAGTTGGATCCTTAATTTTTATTCCGTATACTTTCTAAGGAAGAACGAATTAATGTTTCTGATTTACCTCCCACGCGGATAAAAGCAGGTGGTTTTCCAATCGGTGCAGAGATTTGTATTTTTCGATTTCCTTCATACGTCGTGCCTGTCCAAAAATGTGTCCATTTCCCTCGAGGTAAGTATACATCTTGTACAATTTCATTTGATTCTACAACAGGTGCGACGAGTACATCATCTCCTAAGAAAAACTGGTATTTGTAATTGAGAAGAATTTTGTCTTCTGGTTCCACTATTGCATTGTGTCTCACAACAGGAAGTCCTGTTTTGGATGCTTCTTCCACCAAACTTTGGATGTATGGCTTTAAGGCAAAGTGGATCCTAGCAATTTTTGCAAACAGTTGGACTGTATCTTCATCCCCAAGTGATTTTGTTCCGTCAGGTTTTGTATATGTGTAAACTTGCCAGTTTTTAAGAGGCCTGTTGCCTTCGTGTGTACGAAACACAGGGGTAAAAGCAGAAACTTCTGCCCATCGGAGTAATAATTCTTTTGTGCGGTGGTAGTTTTTTAATGGATTCGATATGGTTGTATATCCGCCAATATCACTATGGTTTAACGCATAACCGCTGATACCTGATGTTGTGAGTCCAACGATAGAAGAAGGGAGTCCATCATTGGTTCCAAAACTGACCATTTGGTCTCCTTCCCAAAAAAGAGTGGAATAGGCATTAGAATAACTATACCCAGCTCTTGTAAAAAAGACAATTTTTCCTTCCATCCCTGCTTCTTTGATGGCTTCACGATTGATCCTTGCCCAATCCACTGGGTAACGGTTGTGGTACACTTTTGCATCCACACCTGAGTGAAGTTTGGCATCATAGGGTAACCATTCCCCGAAGTCGGCCATCCATCCAGAAAGACCCATTCCAATTAAATTCTTTTTGATGAGGTCCTTTGTCCATTTCACAGCTAAAGGATTGGTAAGATCAATGAGGTAAGCGGGAAAACCAACCGTTTGGATGAGGTAATCCTCGCCTTTCGCATTTTTAACAAGATACCCTTTGGATTTTGCTTCTGTGAGAAGGGGGTTTGTAAAATCATCACCAGGTTTTTTGGGGTCGGTATCAGCTAAGAAAGAATTGATATAACCTAATACCTGCACGTTTTGATCATTCATTGATTTCACAAATTTTTTGAAATCTGGATAGAGGGTTTCATCTGCATACCAGCGCCATTTGAGTTGGTCACCAAAATTGGTAACACGCCTTCCACACCAGTCTTGGATCCAAAGTGCTGTGACGGGGTTACCAGCGTCTTTAGCTTGTTTTACGATAGCTGAAACTTTTTCTGTTCCCCCTTGGACACCTAACCAAGTTCCATACGCCCACTCTGGAAGTTTGGGGAAACGTCCTGTTTTTTTTGTGTAGGTTTCGATGAGTGATTTGGCAGAAGTGCCAAGCCATATGGATCCAGAAATTGATTTTTCAGATTGAAAGTCCCAAAATTCAACTTTAGTTTTTTTGGCGTGATCAAAATCAAATTTCGCATAACCACTGTTCTCAAAAAAGACAGATCGATTTTCGGAACTGATGTAATGGGGGATCGGGGCATAAGTTGTGTATGCGTTTCCACCAGCTCCTGCGAGTAAATTGGCTCCTGTGGTGATGGGTTGGTCTCCACGACCAATTCCTTGTTCTTCAGTGAAAAAAAAGGGTTTTTTCCCTTTGAACTCATCATAGGTGAATTGTTCCCCGAGTCCAAAAAACTTTTCATCTGGTTGAGACGCATACACAAGTTGGATTCGATTTAGGTTTTCATCAGAGACAGTGATTTTGAACTCAATTTCGGTATCAGATTTTGCGACAAAGTTGACTTGGTAATCGGAAGAACAATTTTTCCCTGTTAATTTACCAAGGATGGTAATTTTCCCAATTTCTTTTTTGATGGAATCCACCGTTTGTTCGGAACAAGTCCGTTTCGTCGATTCTTCAAATTTAAAAGAAGCCATCCGGTATTTGGAAACGGTTTCTACTTCGGATACTGACAGGAAAGGTTCATCTAACGAGAGCTTGATGAAGTTTTTGTCAAAGGATGTGTTTTTCAGAGCAAGCTCAGTTGGTTTTTGAATCCATTGGATTTGTTTAGAAACTTGGAAGGTTTCTTCCTGAATGGGAGTAGGCGTGAGAACATGAGAGGCACATTCTAGGAATAAAAAGATACAACAAAGGGATAAAAAACGAAAAACCATCGGATCCTCCAAGAGCGAGAGCTTAGTGAACCGATGGTCTTAAGTTACGTAAATCTTTTTTTAGACTTTCTTTCGATCAACACCACCTACCCTAGGTGCTGCTGTTTGTGCGCCTTGTTTAGCACCAAAAACGGCAACAGCTTGTTTGGGTAAGTTGGATTTACGCCATTCAAACCAAGAACCTTGGTAAGTAGTAACGTCAATATATCCTGCTTCTCGTAACATAAGAGCTAACAAACAGGATCTGGCACCATTGTAATCATAAATCACAGTTGGCCTTTCGGGCATAAAAGGAAAACCATTCAGGCGTTTTTTGAAAATAGAACGTTCGATGAGATTGGCTTCTCCATCATACAAATTCCTCCAATCCCAGAGGAAAGCTCCTGGCAAACGGCCACAGAGTGTTCCTTCTTCTGGAGCAGTGAGACGTGGAAGACGACCTTCGTATTCTTCCATAGTCCTTGCATCAAAGATTTGTAATTTCGTAAGATTTCGTTCCATGAAGGCTTTATCAACAACACCTTCAATTGGTTTTGCCTTATCCGCAACAGGAGGTTCGATTTTGAGTTCTCCTTTTGCTTTTTTACCATTAGCAGGCCATTTTTGACCAAGAACATAAGCATCTTTGATTCCCATTCCACGGAGTAAATACACCATACGAGTGGAAAACATCCCCATTCCTTCATCAAAAACAATGATTCGAGTCTTTTTTGATTTTTGAAACTCTTGGACCACAGCAGCCATCGGGCCATATAATTTTTTTTGGGATTCTGGGTCGGAGCCGAACGCTTTTTTGATAAATGGATAGTAGTAGGCACCTTCTAATGTTTCTTCTTCATATGCTGATTGGGAACGACAATCGATGAGGAAGTCACCAGGTTCTATTTCGGTTTTAAGAAAGTTCCAGTTCAAAAAAGTATTCTCCTATTTCTTACATTACTTTTCCCCCCCTCGAATTTTTGAAAGTCTGAAAACCAAAAAAAAAATTCAAAGCTGGTCTGGGACATAATGAGAAAAGAAATCAATTGTTCAAGAGTTGATTCCGAGGGGTATAGAATCCGATATTAAAGATAGTCGGTAAACCATGAATTGGCATGTTTCAATATCATTCTCAGTCATTTTAAGTCTATTTTCGTTAGCCAATCTATCTGCTGACAAAATTCCAAAGGTTCATTCGTTACAATCTTTGAACGATGAAATCATTCATTGGAAACAAGGTAAAATTTCAAAAAACTTCGAACAAAAAATACGGAATCGTAGTGTATACCCTACGAATGATGAAAATTGCCAAATTGAGTTGGCATCAAAAATCTCATCTGTAACTTATTACAGACTCAGTTGCCAATCAACAGAAGAACCAATTTTTATCGAATTTTTATCTCAGAATAGAACCAATTTACCGAAAGATGAATTCCGTTTAAAGTCTGTTCAACGAATTGGTAAAAAACAATATTTGGAAATCCAATCAGGATTTAATTTTGTTGGATCTAATGCAAACGAAAGTACAAAGACTAATTTTGATGATACAGATTTAGATTACCCTCAAAAAAAAGTAAATCAGATACGAAATCAAAAATCTACTAAGGTAACCTCTTACCAACCAATTCAAAATCCAAACTTGTTTTATTTCCAATCCATTGCGGAAAATCCAAAGAGACGAAAAGAAGTACCTTCCAATTTAGAAATCTTTTTTGATTCTTCCTGTCCGCTGGAATTTGTAGAAAAAGAC contains the following coding sequences:
- a CDS encoding flagellar hook-associated protein 3; its protein translation is MRITNMMQNNSLVRNLNRHQVAMDETQTQLGTGLKIRKPSDDPGAATNQMYFRSRLNELSQYEENIGDGYQRLQQIDGVLDKMGEIFQRVRVLTVQAGNGIYQGDKGFELEVAIGKEIDQHLRAIVDLANARDATGQPLFGGHVIERPPFEPIESKIKGLQGLELKNQYVGVEYRGDIGEQLREIEKGEYIPITIPGNKVFWGTNVSVTSKVDNSAYQATSDQKFKIDGVEIHISVGDTIDDVIDKINNAPLEVKASKLAQDNISISSTAPHQIWLEDVDGGTVLRDIGLIEPSASEPPNNYSKSATVTGLSVFDTLIQLRNDLIQKDQERIGGRDLGDLDLALENILRHRATIGARMNRLEQHEERVSYDKMYMTELLAKNEGIDFPETIMNMKWLETIHSYALNVGSKIIKPTLMDFLR
- the fliW gene encoding flagellar assembly protein FliW gives rise to the protein MSVTIHTKPFGTIQVDSKQILKFPQGLLGFEEFDEYALIEESAESPFKWLQSTKESGLAFIVIQPELFMNHYKPAISDEELHDIGLTSWKEGIIFLIVTIPHDNPKGMTANLQGPIILNGKEGKGKQCISRDENHPIRKNIIESMEEMSSEKV
- the csrA gene encoding carbon storage regulator CsrA, with the protein product MLVLARRSNQSIMIGDDIEIVIVDIKGDQVKIGVKAPKNVSVHRAEVYKEIQEENKKAAGTNIKPEDLGKLGDLFKKKT
- a CDS encoding lysophospholipid acyltransferase family protein codes for the protein MKRKILVWLLPLIIVWLQRFIDLTSRFRIIKNEQYEEIFKNKKPYIYSIWHTNVLYSPYLHRNKNVAVLISESKDGDFINQVVHRFGNSSIRGSSSKGGSKALKAMIQHLKKGLPAAFTPDGPRGPALILQPGIIAAAQVTQVPIVPFHYECSRQWILEKAWDKHRVPKPFTTFVVSYGEPIYVPRELNEVEFENMRLKVEEAMLKNREKAIQEAERIRKGESK
- a CDS encoding OsmC family protein produces the protein MTAVFEDKVIVTTENTKYETKISKGKHHWIADEPADKEGTDLGPMPTELLASSLGACTSITIRMYADRKGYALDSVSVQVTIDKRSPEDHKFVREVTLKGNLKPEERERLYSVANACPVHKILTGKIEIETLLLS
- a CDS encoding metallophosphoesterase codes for the protein MKFALIGDIHGYWNQKDIEYFNESDYDFLFFTGDLRGNPKLGKVSFQGLTKRAYMIPGNWDGTSLTSVIGEIVHSKLLIQSGHLRQGRRLQKLSERVKPITILGYSSLVLSQELDLSLIVGRPHAMGGGLSFLPHLKKTYHVTDMETSIETYKRLIDGTKEKHLLFLSHNGPFGLGSAKNAMYGAEFKKEGGDWGDVDLTEAIQYAKSIGKKVPLVLSGHMHHSISKTKERETHEYTGGTFYVNGAKVPRIREGKHFHTKIEWTGGSATVIPMWV
- a CDS encoding alpha-glucosidase → MVFRFLSLCCIFLFLECASHVLTPTPIQEETFQVSKQIQWIQKPTELALKNTSFDKNFIKLSLDEPFLSVSEVETVSKYRMASFKFEESTKRTCSEQTVDSIKKEIGKITILGKLTGKNCSSDYQVNFVAKSDTEIEFKITVSDENLNRIQLVYASQPDEKFFGLGEQFTYDEFKGKKPFFFTEEQGIGRGDQPITTGANLLAGAGGNAYTTYAPIPHYISSENRSVFFENSGYAKFDFDHAKKTKVEFWDFQSEKSISGSIWLGTSAKSLIETYTKKTGRFPKLPEWAYGTWLGVQGGTEKVSAIVKQAKDAGNPVTALWIQDWCGRRVTNFGDQLKWRWYADETLYPDFKKFVKSMNDQNVQVLGYINSFLADTDPKKPGDDFTNPLLTEAKSKGYLVKNAKGEDYLIQTVGFPAYLIDLTNPLAVKWTKDLIKKNLIGMGLSGWMADFGEWLPYDAKLHSGVDAKVYHNRYPVDWARINREAIKEAGMEGKIVFFTRAGYSYSNAYSTLFWEGDQMVSFGTNDGLPSSIVGLTTSGISGYALNHSDIGGYTTISNPLKNYHRTKELLLRWAEVSAFTPVFRTHEGNRPLKNWQVYTYTKPDGTKSLGDEDTVQLFAKIARIHFALKPYIQSLVEEASKTGLPVVRHNAIVEPEDKILLNYKYQFFLGDDVLVAPVVESNEIVQDVYLPRGKWTHFWTGTTYEGNRKIQISAPIGKPPAFIRVGGKSETLIRSSLESIRNKN
- a CDS encoding sulfurtransferase, whose protein sequence is MNWNFLKTEIEPGDFLIDCRSQSAYEEETLEGAYYYPFIKKAFGSDPESQKKLYGPMAAVVQEFQKSKKTRIIVFDEGMGMFSTRMVYLLRGMGIKDAYVLGQKWPANGKKAKGELKIEPPVADKAKPIEGVVDKAFMERNLTKLQIFDARTMEEYEGRLPRLTAPEEGTLCGRLPGAFLWDWRNLYDGEANLIERSIFKKRLNGFPFMPERPTVIYDYNGARSCLLALMLREAGYIDVTTYQGSWFEWRKSNLPKQAVAVFGAKQGAQTAAPRVGGVDRKKV
- a CDS encoding LIC11113 family protein; amino-acid sequence: MNWHVSISFSVILSLFSLANLSADKIPKVHSLQSLNDEIIHWKQGKISKNFEQKIRNRSVYPTNDENCQIELASKISSVTYYRLSCQSTEEPIFIEFLSQNRTNLPKDEFRLKSVQRIGKKQYLEIQSGFNFVGSNANESTKTNFDDTDLDYPQKKVNQIRNQKSTKVTSYQPIQNPNLFYFQSIAENPKRRKEVPSNLEIFFDSSCPLEFVEKDQSFYWDQTVSYVFRITCVKDSVYRLIRASSSPSGELMVSNTIWKDPKPGERVLGKALLKKISETQIIWENVILYYE